From one Thalassospira lucentensis genomic stretch:
- a CDS encoding bifunctional sulfur carrier protein/thiazole synthase protein has product MGGGSSDADLASANDEGFVVAGHKFKSRLIVGTGKYKDFEETRIAIDASGAEMVTVAVRRVNLTDPSQPMLVDYVDPKKYVYLPNTAGCFTADDSVRTLRLAREAGGWNLVKLEVLGDQKTLYPNMPETLKAAEALIKDGFDVMVYCSDDPIQAKMLEDMGCVAIMPLGSLIGSGMGILNPVNIALIKENANVPVIVDAGVGTASDAAFAMELGCDGVLMNTAIAGARDPIRMARAMKHAIIAGRESFLAGRMPKKKYADPSSPLAGLI; this is encoded by the coding sequence ATTGGTGGCGGTTCCTCGGATGCCGATCTTGCGTCCGCCAATGACGAGGGTTTCGTTGTCGCGGGCCACAAATTCAAATCGCGTCTGATCGTCGGTACCGGCAAATACAAGGATTTCGAAGAAACCCGCATCGCGATTGATGCATCGGGCGCGGAAATGGTCACGGTTGCCGTGCGTCGCGTCAATCTGACCGACCCGTCACAGCCGATGCTGGTCGATTATGTCGATCCGAAAAAATACGTTTATCTGCCGAATACGGCGGGTTGCTTTACGGCTGATGACTCGGTCCGGACCCTGCGTCTGGCCCGCGAGGCCGGTGGCTGGAATCTGGTGAAGCTTGAAGTTCTGGGCGATCAGAAGACGCTTTATCCCAACATGCCCGAAACCCTCAAGGCCGCCGAGGCCCTGATCAAGGATGGTTTCGACGTGATGGTTTACTGCAGCGACGATCCCATTCAGGCCAAAATGCTTGAAGATATGGGCTGTGTCGCGATCATGCCGCTGGGATCGCTGATCGGCTCGGGCATGGGGATTCTCAACCCGGTCAATATCGCGCTGATCAAGGAAAACGCCAATGTGCCGGTGATTGTCGATGCCGGTGTCGGCACCGCATCCGATGCGGCATTTGCCATGGAACTGGGCTGTGACGGCGTTCTGATGAATACCGCGATTGCCGGTGCCAGGGACCCGATCCGCATGGCACGCGCGATGAAACACGCGATCATCGCCGGTCGTGAATCCTTCCTTGCCGGTCGCATGCCCAAGAAAAAATATGCTGATCCGTCCTCGCCGCTGGCCGGTTTGATCTGA
- the aroQ gene encoding type II 3-dehydroquinate dehydratase, with the protein MTKPVYILNGPNLNLLGQRQPEIYGATTLQDIDNMCSAHASKIGLSVVFRQSNHEGELVDWIQEARQEAAGIIINAGAYTHTSVAILDALLASDLPVVEVHLSNIHQRDAFRHHSYVSKAAKGMICGFGAQGYILGLDAIRSLIHTPS; encoded by the coding sequence ATGACAAAACCCGTCTACATTCTGAATGGGCCGAATTTGAACCTGCTGGGACAGCGTCAGCCGGAAATTTACGGTGCGACCACCTTGCAGGATATCGACAACATGTGTTCTGCACATGCGTCGAAGATTGGCCTGTCCGTCGTCTTTCGCCAAAGCAATCACGAAGGCGAGCTGGTTGACTGGATTCAGGAAGCCCGGCAAGAAGCTGCTGGCATTATTATCAATGCTGGGGCATATACGCACACATCGGTTGCGATCCTTGACGCATTGCTGGCATCCGATTTGCCGGTCGTCGAGGTGCATCTGTCAAATATTCATCAGCGGGACGCATTCAGACATCATTCTTACGTCTCGAAAGCTGCAAAAGGCATGATCTGTGGTTTTGGCGCGCAGGGTTACATTCTTGGCCTTGATGCCATCAGATCACTGATCCACACACCATCATAA
- the accB gene encoding acetyl-CoA carboxylase biotin carboxyl carrier protein: protein MSKFNIDNDTIRQLAELLDETNLTEIEVAAGDNRIRVARQGTMVAAAPAAAPVAAAPAAAPAPAAPADAGSHPGAVKSPMVGVVYFAPEPGAAPFISVGSSVSEGQTLMLIEAMKTFNPIRAPKSGKVTQIIATDGHPVEYDEPLVIIE, encoded by the coding sequence ATGAGCAAGTTCAACATCGACAACGATACCATTCGCCAGCTCGCAGAGCTGCTGGACGAGACCAACCTGACCGAGATCGAAGTTGCCGCAGGCGACAATCGCATCCGCGTCGCCCGTCAGGGCACCATGGTTGCAGCCGCTCCGGCAGCTGCACCGGTTGCCGCTGCTCCTGCTGCGGCCCCTGCTCCGGCGGCTCCTGCCGATGCGGGTTCGCATCCGGGTGCTGTTAAGTCGCCGATGGTTGGTGTCGTCTATTTCGCGCCGGAACCCGGTGCCGCACCGTTCATTTCGGTCGGTTCCAGCGTTTCCGAAGGCCAGACCCTTATGCTGATCGAAGCGATGAAAACCTTTAACCCGATCCGTGCACCGAAGTCCGGCAAGGTTACCCAGATCATCGCAACCGACGGCCATCCGGTCGAGTATGACGAGCCGCTGGTCATTATTGAATAA
- the accC gene encoding acetyl-CoA carboxylase biotin carboxylase subunit — protein MFDKLLIANRGEIALRIQRACREMGIKTVAVHSTADADAMHVRLADEAVCIGPAASKDSYLNIPAILSAAEITGAEAIHPGYGFLSENADFAAMVEEHGFAFVGPSAEHIRMMGDKITAKLTAAKLGIPVVPGSDGEITTVAEAQKCAKEIGYPVLIKASGGGGGRGMKVVERDEDLAEAFSMTRKEALQNFGNAAVYMEKYLGKPRHIELQVIGDSHGNAVHLFERDCSLQRRHQKVLEEAPSPTLTPEERERIGSTVANAMRGMGYRNAGTIEFLYENGEFYFIEMNTRLQVEHPVTEAISGVDLVREQIRVAAGLELSFTQQDLEIHGHAIECRINAEDPETFVPSPGKIKEYHAPGGLGVRVDSGIYTGYSIPPYYDSMIAKLIVHGRDREECMMRLRRALAEYAIGGIKTTIPLHQKLLAQPDIQKGDYDIHWLEKFMGMKK, from the coding sequence ATGTTCGACAAACTCCTGATTGCCAACCGTGGCGAAATCGCGCTTCGTATTCAGCGCGCCTGCCGCGAAATGGGCATCAAAACTGTCGCGGTGCATTCCACCGCCGATGCCGATGCCATGCATGTCCGCCTGGCAGACGAAGCCGTCTGCATCGGCCCGGCCGCATCGAAAGACAGCTATCTGAATATTCCGGCGATCCTGTCGGCAGCCGAAATCACCGGCGCAGAAGCCATCCATCCGGGTTACGGCTTCCTGTCGGAAAATGCCGACTTTGCCGCCATGGTCGAAGAACACGGCTTTGCCTTTGTCGGTCCGTCGGCGGAACATATCCGCATGATGGGTGACAAGATCACCGCGAAACTGACTGCAGCCAAACTGGGCATTCCGGTTGTTCCCGGGTCGGACGGGGAAATCACCACCGTTGCCGAAGCCCAGAAATGTGCCAAGGAAATCGGCTATCCGGTCCTGATCAAGGCATCGGGTGGTGGTGGCGGCCGCGGCATGAAAGTGGTCGAGCGCGACGAAGACCTTGCCGAAGCCTTTTCCATGACCCGCAAGGAAGCATTGCAGAACTTTGGCAATGCCGCGGTTTATATGGAAAAGTACCTTGGCAAACCGCGCCATATCGAACTTCAGGTTATTGGTGATTCCCACGGCAATGCCGTCCACCTGTTCGAACGCGACTGCTCCCTGCAGCGTCGTCACCAGAAAGTGCTTGAAGAAGCGCCTTCGCCGACGCTGACACCGGAAGAACGCGAACGCATCGGATCAACAGTTGCCAACGCGATGCGTGGCATGGGGTATCGCAATGCCGGGACGATCGAATTCCTGTATGAAAACGGCGAGTTCTATTTCATCGAAATGAACACCCGTCTGCAGGTCGAACATCCGGTAACCGAAGCCATTTCGGGCGTTGACCTTGTGCGTGAACAGATCCGCGTTGCGGCTGGTCTTGAACTGTCCTTTACGCAGCAAGATCTGGAAATTCACGGCCATGCGATTGAATGCCGCATCAATGCCGAAGATCCGGAAACCTTCGTGCCGTCACCGGGCAAGATCAAGGAATATCATGCACCGGGCGGTTTGGGCGTTCGTGTCGATAGCGGTATCTATACCGGTTATTCGATCCCGCCCTATTACGACAGCATGATCGCGAAACTGATCGTGCATGGGCGTGACCGCGAAGAATGCATGATGCGCCTGCGCCGTGCATTGGCCGAATATGCGATTGGCGGGATCAAAACCACCATTCCGCTGCATCAGAAGCTTCTGGCGCAACCCGATATCCAGAAAGGTGATTACGATATTCACTGGCTGGAGAAATTCATGGGCATGAAGAAGTAA
- the aat gene encoding leucyl/phenylalanyl-tRNA--protein transferase, protein MSNQLTPDLLIRAYSVGLFPMAESHDDPTLYWIDPEWRGVLPLDGFHVPRSLRKAVRKGTFKVHVNKAFPDVIRACAEPTASRDDTWINDNILDAYCALHKMGCAHSIEAWLDGKLVGGLYGVSLGQAFFGESMFSRATNASKVALVHLVALLRQGGYTLLDTQFVNDHLKQFGVVEIPRERYRSDLARALAGRASLPFEADPEFIEQVLQQGDH, encoded by the coding sequence ATGTCGAACCAACTGACCCCTGATCTGTTGATCCGTGCCTATTCGGTCGGCCTGTTTCCCATGGCCGAAAGCCATGATGACCCGACCCTTTACTGGATTGACCCGGAATGGCGTGGCGTATTGCCACTGGATGGCTTTCATGTACCCAGAAGCCTGCGCAAAGCCGTGCGCAAGGGGACATTCAAGGTCCATGTAAACAAAGCCTTTCCCGATGTCATTCGTGCCTGTGCGGAACCCACCGCCAGCCGGGACGATACCTGGATCAATGACAATATTCTTGATGCCTATTGCGCGCTTCACAAGATGGGCTGTGCGCATTCGATCGAGGCATGGCTTGATGGCAAGTTGGTAGGCGGGCTTTATGGCGTCAGCCTTGGTCAGGCGTTTTTTGGCGAAAGCATGTTTTCGCGCGCGACCAATGCATCGAAGGTGGCGCTTGTGCATCTTGTCGCCCTTTTGCGGCAGGGCGGTTACACACTGCTTGATACCCAATTCGTCAATGATCACTTAAAACAGTTTGGGGTGGTCGAAATCCCGCGGGAACGCTATCGTTCCGATCTTGCCCGTGCGCTTGCCGGACGGGCAAGCCTTCCGTTTGAAGCCGATCCCGAATTTATCGAACAGGTATTGCAGCAAGGTGATCATTGA
- a CDS encoding N-acetyltransferase: protein MQIRPATQNDIPKILEIVAPVLRAGETYVMPTDMTDDEVRAYWMGPDKETLVAEEDGQIVGTYYLKANQPGNGAHVANCGYMTAPDAGGRGIARRMCENSLIRAKDRGFKAMQFNFVIASNKAAVHLWPQLGFEIVGRLPGAYLHPVHGETDALIMYRKL, encoded by the coding sequence ATGCAGATACGGCCTGCCACACAGAATGATATCCCGAAAATCCTTGAAATTGTTGCCCCGGTCCTGCGTGCTGGTGAAACCTATGTCATGCCGACCGACATGACCGATGACGAAGTGCGTGCCTATTGGATGGGGCCGGACAAGGAAACCCTTGTTGCCGAGGAAGACGGGCAGATTGTTGGCACCTATTACCTGAAGGCCAATCAGCCGGGCAATGGCGCGCATGTCGCCAATTGTGGCTATATGACCGCCCCGGATGCAGGCGGACGCGGAATTGCGCGGCGGATGTGCGAAAACTCGCTGATCCGTGCAAAGGATCGCGGCTTTAAGGCCATGCAGTTCAATTTCGTCATCGCCAGCAACAAGGCCGCCGTGCATCTTTGGCCGCAGCTTGGCTTTGAAATTGTCGGGCGTTTACCCGGTGCCTATTTGCACCCGGTACATGGCGAAACCGACGCACTGATCATGTATCGCAAACTTTAA